DNA from Terriglobus tenax:
TGCAGCAGCAGGGTGGGCCACTCCTTCAAAGCGGGGTCAAACTGTCCAAGGCCGCTGCCGTGGGTTCCATGCTGGAAGGCATGAAGCTCCGCCGGAATACCGTTCTTGACCAGGGCGCTGTACCAGAGAACGCTGTTCATCACCGGCACCGTCTTGTCGTCGGTGGTGGTGTACAGAAAGGCCGGCGGCGTGTCCGCGTTGACCAGGGCCGTCAGGGACATCTTTTCGACCAGGGCTTCATCGGGCGTATCGCCCAGCAGCATCTTGCGCGAGCCGGAGTGCATGTAGGGCGCATCCAGGCGGATGACCGGGTAGCAGAGCACCACGAAGTCCGGCCGACTGCTCTCCTTGTCAATGGCGTCCCCCGTAGGCAGACCGTCGTCATAGAGAACGCTCGTGGAGGCCGTAAGGTGTCCACCAGCCGAAAAGCCGAGCATGCCCACCTTGCCCTTGTCGATACCCCACTCCGCGGCACGGGAGCGCACGGTGCGGATGGCGCGCAGGGCGTCACCGAGTTCAACGGGGTTGTGATACTTCGGTCCCAGGCGGTACTTCAGCACAAATGCCGTGACACCCTGCGCATTCAGCCACTGCGCGACGAGTGAACCCTCTTTCTCCATGGACAGGTGCTGGTAGCCACCCCCCGGAGTAACGATCACCGCCGTCTTCGTGGGGTTCTGCAGAGCAATATAGGCCGTCAGCGTGGGCCTATCGTCGTCGGCATCCCCTTGCGCAGAGGGAGCGCCATTGGGCCATAGCAACATGGGGTCTCCCGGCTTGGCAGCTACGGCACCGCCCGCCGGATACGCCACGGCCGAGGGTGGAGGAGCAGTTTGGGCATGCAGAGCAACAGCGGCTGCGGACAGGGCAAGACTGAACAAAGCAGAACGAAGCATGTAGGGACGAAATCCTCTCGCTCACCACCATGCCCGTTTACAGGCGATTGTTGCAACTGGAATCAACGCGGACGAAAGCGTTTCACGAAAGCCACTGCAACCCGGCATCCGCGAAGTCGCCCATCGCCGGCTGATCGGTACCGCGGTGGTTCATGACGATCACGCTCTCCCCCGTTCCGCGCACACGCACCGCCAGCATGCGGAAGCTGCGGTTGGAACCGTCTTCCCAGAGAACAGCGCGCTCCTTCTCCGCCAGCGTGCGCATCCGAACGCGGCCGCCGAGGGCATAGTGCTGCTGTGGCATGCGGATGGTGAAGAGCCGCTCGGTCGAGGTATGACTCAGAATCTTCCCGCTGTCGACCGCATCAAGAATCCGCAGCATTTCGGGCGCGTTGGTATAGAAGCCTCCAGCCATGGCCATGAACGACGGCATAGTCGATGGATCAGCCGTGCCATCGGCCTTGCGACTCTCGGCCATGCCGGGAACATCCATGGATGCTCCATGGAAGATGCCGCTGTGCTTCAGGCGTAGCGGCTTCCACAGGGTCTCCCCTGCAAGCTCTTCGTAGGTCTTTCCGGTGGCGTGCTCCAGCGCGGCGCGCACCAGCAGCCAGTTGGAGTGCGAGTAATCCCACTGCGAGCCGGGTTCAAACTGCAGGTCACCGCTGGCCCAGCGAGCCACAGCTTCATCCGGATCAGCCTGCAGGGTACGGTCGGCACGGAACGCAGGGATGACCTGATTTGGAACACCGCTCTGATGGCTCATCAGGTGCGCCAGCGTCAACTTTTCCCCGTTGTCTTTGCGGAAAGCGGGCAGATACGTCGAGATAGGTACATCGAGCGACAGCCTGGCGGCGTCCACCTGCTTCAGAACGACGATCGAGGCGATCCACTTGGAGATGGACCCGCCTTCAAAGATGGTATCGACGGTGACAGGAATTTTCGGCTCGGTACGGGCATCGCCTAAGGCGTACTGCTCCGCAATATGTTGCTTTCTTCCCAGAAGGATGACGCCGCTGAAGTGCTGCGCATCGACGTACCTCTGCACGGTCTCTGCAAAGCTGCTGGTGGGTTCAGCCTTTAGAACAGAGGTGAGTAGAGCAAGCGATGAGTTTGCGAGAAACCTGCGGCGGGTAAGAGGCATGAGGGTGCCTTACGGCAGGCAAGGTGGGAAAGTTCCGCCGGCGCTCTCTCGCTTCGCCCGATACCCCACCCTTTGCTTCGCAAAGAATGGGGCAACGAGGAAAGGAGATAACTACACGGCCTTGCAGAAGAGGCCGGCCCAGTCGACAACGCTCTCGGCAAAGACGCCGGTGATCTTGTCGCCCATACCTTCAAGACACGCCATCTGCACAGCGAAGTTGCCCACCGTCGAGCTCTCCACCGCACCACGATGGACTTCGAGTCCCGTCGCCTCTGCCGTGAGCCGGTTCAGGAACTCGTTCTGGCTGGCGCCGCCCACAATGTACAGCCGCTTGAACTTCTTGCCGCTGTGCAGCGAGATGCGGTCCAGCACCTTGGCATAGCGAGCCGCCAGCGAGTAGAAGATCAGGTTCGCCATCACCGGAGCGCCGGCCGAGGTCGGATCCAGTGCAGGCAGGCCCTTCTTCGCACGCTGCGCGTTGATGCGCTCCGGCATGCGTTCGGGCAGCAGAAGATCTTCGTCGTCCACGTCAAGCAAGGCATCCGGCTTACCGATCTGCTCGGCGGCCTTCACCAGGTCAGCGATGTTCCAGGGCTTGCCTTCGGCGGCCCAGTGAGCAAGCGACTGCTCGATGAGCCACATACCATTCACGTTCTTGTGGAAGCAGATGCGGCTCCCGACAGCACCCAGGTTGGTGAAGTTGTCCGCCTTCACCGCATCGCTGTTACGCGGCTGTTCCAGCAGCGTTCCCACCAGCGACCATGTGCCGCTGCTGATGTACGCCCAGTCACGACCCGATGCAGGGATACCCGCAATGGCAGAGGCCGTGTCATGGCAGCCCGGAGCAATCAGGCGTGTGCCCTTGAATGCGGGCAATTCCGCCAGAGGCCCCCGCACCACTCCAAGATCCGTTCCGGGGGGAACGATCTTCGGCGCAGAGGCGAGATCGAGGCCAACCGCTGTAAAAATCTCGTGGCACCACTGTGGACGGTACAGTTCCACCATCTGCGTGTGCGTCGCGTTGGTCAGCTCGGCCACGCGCGACCCTCCCCAGCGGGCGAGAAAGTACTCCGGCAGATTCATCCACTGGTCGCCCTCAGGCAGGCCGGCAAGCTGGTCTGCGTGGAGCTGGTAGAGCGTGTTGATACGGATGAGCTGGATGCCGGTGAGCTCGCGCATCTGGTCGGGGCTGCAGCGGCGATGCACGGACTTCTCCGACTTGATGGTGCGTTCGTCGCGGTAGCAGAACGGGTCACCCAGCGGATTGCCTGCCGTGTCGATGCGAACGTAGTCCACGGCCCATCCGTCGACGGCGATGGAGCGGACGCCCTCGGTGGCGATCTCCGCCACCTTGCGCAGGCCGGTCTCCAGGCCTTCGGTGATCATCTTCAG
Protein-coding regions in this window:
- a CDS encoding alpha/beta hydrolase, whose protein sequence is MLRSALFSLALSAAAVALHAQTAPPPSAVAYPAGGAVAAKPGDPMLLWPNGAPSAQGDADDDRPTLTAYIALQNPTKTAVIVTPGGGYQHLSMEKEGSLVAQWLNAQGVTAFVLKYRLGPKYHNPVELGDALRAIRTVRSRAAEWGIDKGKVGMLGFSAGGHLTASTSVLYDDGLPTGDAIDKESSRPDFVVLCYPVIRLDAPYMHSGSRKMLLGDTPDEALVEKMSLTALVNADTPPAFLYTTTDDKTVPVMNSVLWYSALVKNGIPAELHAFQHGTHGSGLGQFDPALKEWPTLLLHWLQANGWAAKP
- a CDS encoding serine hydrolase domain-containing protein, whose translation is MPLTRRRFLANSSLALLTSVLKAEPTSSFAETVQRYVDAQHFSGVILLGRKQHIAEQYALGDARTEPKIPVTVDTIFEGGSISKWIASIVVLKQVDAARLSLDVPISTYLPAFRKDNGEKLTLAHLMSHQSGVPNQVIPAFRADRTLQADPDEAVARWASGDLQFEPGSQWDYSHSNWLLVRAALEHATGKTYEELAGETLWKPLRLKHSGIFHGASMDVPGMAESRKADGTADPSTMPSFMAMAGGFYTNAPEMLRILDAVDSGKILSHTSTERLFTIRMPQQHYALGGRVRMRTLAEKERAVLWEDGSNRSFRMLAVRVRGTGESVIVMNHRGTDQPAMGDFADAGLQWLS
- a CDS encoding rhamnulokinase — protein: MRRTAPKTLRPSDTRALVAVDLGAGSCRVSLLRWVENKPQISLVHRFANAPREVDGGLHWDLKMITEGLETGLRKVAEIATEGVRSIAVDGWAVDYVRIDTAGNPLGDPFCYRDERTIKSEKSVHRRCSPDQMRELTGIQLIRINTLYQLHADQLAGLPEGDQWMNLPEYFLARWGGSRVAELTNATHTQMVELYRPQWCHEIFTAVGLDLASAPKIVPPGTDLGVVRGPLAELPAFKGTRLIAPGCHDTASAIAGIPASGRDWAYISSGTWSLVGTLLEQPRNSDAVKADNFTNLGAVGSRICFHKNVNGMWLIEQSLAHWAAEGKPWNIADLVKAAEQIGKPDALLDVDDEDLLLPERMPERINAQRAKKGLPALDPTSAGAPVMANLIFYSLAARYAKVLDRISLHSGKKFKRLYIVGGASQNEFLNRLTAEATGLEVHRGAVESSTVGNFAVQMACLEGMGDKITGVFAESVVDWAGLFCKAV